The window ACCCTCTTTAGCAAATAAAGCCTTAAATGGTTGAATACTCCAAATCGTCACCATGACAGTTAAAATCATAAATGGCGACCATGCTTTGGCAATCTGCACCATGCTATAGCGCTGTGGCGCACTTTCTGCTGATGCTGCACGTTGTTGCTCGACACCATCAAAACGGAAAATATGTTTCGGTTTCCACACTCGGAATAACAAAGTTAAGCTCACCAATGAAGCAATCGCAGCAGTAATATCAGGAAGTTCTGGACCTAAGAAATTCGAAGTTAGATATTGTGCAATGGCAAAGGAACTCCCACCTACAAGAACTGCAGGCCAAGTTTCTTTCACACCACGCCAGCCATCCATGATCGCCATGATCCAAAACAAGACAATGATGACTAAAAACGGCAATTGACGCCCTACCATCTGACTGATTTCCATGGTGTCCACACCTGAAACCTGTCCCGCCACAATAATTGGAATACCCATGGCACCAAAAGCCACAGGAGCGGTATTCACGATCAAGCAAAGTCCCGCAGCATAAAGCGGTTTAAAGCCTAAACCCACCAAGAGTGCAGCAGTAATTGCGACAGGAGCTCCAAAGCCAGCAGCCCCCTCAAGGAAAGTACCGAAGGCAAAACCGACCAATAGCATTTGTAAACGCTGATCTTCGGTAATCGATAAAATACTAGAGCGAATGACATCAAACTGCCCAGTTTTGACTGAAATTTTATACAGGAACACTGCCCCGATAATAATCCACGAAATTGGCCATAAACCGTAAATAAAGCCATAAATAACCGAAGCAAATGCCATTTCAACTGGCATTTGATAAAAGAATAAAGCAATCAATATTGCAATAATGACGGTACAAGTTCCCGCAACACTGCCTTTTAAACGAAATACGGCTAAAGCCAAAAAGAAGAAAATAATCGGAATCAGCGCAACTGCACTAGATAACCAAATATTATTTAAAGGATCATAAATTTGTTGCCACACATTTAGCATTCTCATCTCCTTGAAATGCTCGGCGTCATTTTGTTTTCACTTCGATATTTAACGAATCTTCTTATCATTGGTATGACCAATAATTTAAAAATAAGAGAATACTGCCTAACCACAATCTTTATGCATCTTAATTATATGAATTAAAAGGATCAACCCCACCACTACAACAAAATTGGTATTACCAATAATAATTAAACCAAATCAATACTTTTCTGATGTTGTTCTTCTCCATTATCCGACTAAAGTCTTATAAAACCTTTAGCTTCACGACAACTATTCAAAATCAAGCTCAATTTAAATTAGCGGATAAAGAACTATAAATATGACTTCTTGGTGATATCTGTATAATGTGTTCACAACTCAAATCACATCACTATGAATTGAACAATATGACTCAACTGACTTGCTTTAAAGCCTATGATATTCGCGGCAAACTCGGTACAGAACTCAATGAAGAGATTGCCTATAACATTG is drawn from Acinetobacter suaedae and contains these coding sequences:
- the lldP gene encoding L-lactate permease, which produces MRMLNVWQQIYDPLNNIWLSSAVALIPIIFFFLALAVFRLKGSVAGTCTVIIAILIALFFYQMPVEMAFASVIYGFIYGLWPISWIIIGAVFLYKISVKTGQFDVIRSSILSITEDQRLQMLLVGFAFGTFLEGAAGFGAPVAITAALLVGLGFKPLYAAGLCLIVNTAPVAFGAMGIPIIVAGQVSGVDTMEISQMVGRQLPFLVIIVLFWIMAIMDGWRGVKETWPAVLVGGSSFAIAQYLTSNFLGPELPDITAAIASLVSLTLLFRVWKPKHIFRFDGVEQQRAASAESAPQRYSMVQIAKAWSPFMILTVMVTIWSIQPFKALFAKEGALADWIFKIEVPYLHKLVEKMTPIVPETTAYEAIYKFDWFSATGTAIFIAAIITIIFLKMKTREAVATFGETLNELKTPIYSIGMVLAFAFIANYSGLSATLALALSHTGHAFTFFSPFLGWLGVFLTGSDTSSNALFSALQATTAQQIGIPEVLLVAANTSGGVTGKMISPQSIAIACAAVGLVGKESDLFRFTVKHSIIFTVFVGIIVTVQAYLVPWMIP